CTGAATTAAGCATGAGCATACAtgagtgttttatgctgcaGGAGTAGTCTGAGGCATTTTAGGAACATTCTGACATGTTTTTCCCACGTTCCTCTGAGTCACCTTCGAATAATTTGTGACTGTTGTGCATCCAAACCGACTGCAGTTGCCGTCCCCTATGAGAATCAAGCTACAAACTTTTGAGAGCCGCTAACTGTGTGTCAGTTAGGGATGCACGGATCCAACTTTTTACACTCCAGATAATTCCAGTAACTCATCCTGCCAATGGAGAGCACTGGTCTAACAGCAGAGCACTTTCTTTCCCCAGATTTAAAATCTTTACACCTCACTGAGTGGAACTCCTGGAGGATTGTTTTCATGTAAAGTATCATGAAGCCAGGGACTGCTGTAGCACTAATGCACTGATGGCTCACCGTAACAGAATGAATGtaactgtattttaaaatgttattgacAACAATTGTACTGTATCAGTCACATTACTGCCAACACCCAGTCTCCTTCACAGGATCAGTATAGCAGCAGCAGATTCTGATTTGTACTGGATGAACACAGTCACAGTGCATAAGTACAGCTGCATGTTGAGTTCGCCCCCTGAGGACTCACCCAGCCTCCTTGGCTCTGGATCCACGGACTGAGGTGCTCATCCAGATACATGGTCATCCAGTCTGCGATGCGGGAAACCAGCTCACTCATATTCTTCTCAACGCATTCCACACACAATACACCCCCAAAGCAAAACAGGCCCACTATACGTCCCCAGTTGACTCCATCCTTGAACACTTCATCCATCACACTCTTAAAACTCTGGTAGGCTGTGTCAGGAGTGATGTCAAGCTGGGAGGAAAGGTCACTAAACGCTTGTGTGAAGAGCAGTTCAAACTCATCAGCAGAGTCCCTAAGAGCTTCCTTTACAGCCTCTATGCCACCACACGGTGATAATGACGCCCCTGGCTGACCACTGCTGTCCCTGCTGTTGACCAGCAACCCATTACTGGCTGCCGCATTGGCCTTGTCTCCTTCTGTCCTTCCACCAGCATCCTCCGGCCTCAGCAGTGAGGTTTGGTAGTTCCTCTTAGACAGCTTGTACCTTATAAAGAACTCCACCAGCTCTCTGTTACTGTACGACATTATTTCCACACTGTGAACCTCCAACACACAGCCAGCCTAGATGGACCCCAAGGTTTCACCTGCCATCTCTTTCAGTCTGTCGGCTGTCATATTAGAGCTTCTTTGCCTTATGTTGCAGCTTGCAATAGCAGTCTGGAAGCACAGGGGGATGAGAAATGGTTACATCAATTCATGTCAGCACACATTTTGCtacctgtgctgctgtattTCAACATCCActgatttccattcatttctgtaGTATATGAAAATCTAGTAGGAGACTCTAGAAACTTAATTTGTGCAATCCATCAAGTCTGCACACATTTTGGTCAGTCACATTATTATTGCTGCTGCGTATTAGTTTCAGCGCAGCTTGATCTGAAATATCTGCACTGCATTAGcacacagtgactgtgaaaaatgacccaaaaaaaaaaaaaaacctcacgcAGACTTGCTGTCTCCTGCATGAGTCAGCAATCTGCCGATAGATTTTCGTGATGTACAGAAATGAATGGAGACGGATGGATAACTGGGATGGTGAGAACTTCGCATCCAAAAACTGAAGCAATtatctgaaaataaatataCGCTAACAAACATTAGCTGACTAGCTGACTTGTAAGATTGGGATcatgaaataaagaaacactAAATCGTTCCGATGTATATCAAGCCAAGTATGTGCGTTTATTTGCCAGCCTGCCACCGCTGACAGCTCTGGCTGCAAGTCACGTAGATACTACCAGTTTTAGCTTCAGGTGCTAACTAGCTGTTTATAAACAGTCCACAGGAAACGCATCAAAACAACTACAAACTACATCCATGGGAGTGGCCAGAGGCAGTAATCATTTTCAGGTATACTTACAACTCCTTCAAGCTTGTTT
This region of Toxotes jaculatrix isolate fToxJac2 chromosome 3, fToxJac2.pri, whole genome shotgun sequence genomic DNA includes:
- the LOC121179826 gene encoding bcl-2-like protein 1 yields the protein MSYSNRELVEFFIRYKLSKRNYQTSLLRPEDAGGRTEGDKANAAASNGLLVNSRDSSGQPGASLSPCGGIEAVKEALRDSADEFELLFTQAFSDLSSQLDITPDTAYQSFKSVMDEVFKDGVNWGRIVGLFCFGGVLCVECVEKNMSELVSRIADWMTMYLDEHLSPWIQSQGGWDCFAEIFGRDAIAEARRSRETMRRWLLVGVALLTGVLIGVLIAKKQ